The following are from one region of the Camelus ferus isolate YT-003-E chromosome 13, BCGSAC_Cfer_1.0, whole genome shotgun sequence genome:
- the TRAPPC3 gene encoding trafficking protein particle complex subunit 3 isoform X3 — MYLGITPSITNWSPAGDEFSLILENNPLVDFVELPDNHSSLIYSNLLCGVLRGALEMVQMAVEAKFVQDTLKGDGVTEIRMRFIRRIEDNLPAGEE, encoded by the exons ATGTACTTGGGCATCACTCCAAGCATCACCAATTGGAGCCCAGCTGGTGACGAATTCTccctcattttggaaaataatcccTTGGTGGACTTTGTGGAACTTCCTGATAACCACTCATCCCTTATTTATTCCAATCTCTTGTGTGGGGTCTTGCGGGGAGCCTTGGAGATG GTCCAGATGGCTGTGGAAGCCAAGTTTGTCCAGGACACCCTGAAAGGAGACGGTGTGACAGAAATCCGGATGAGGTTCATCAGGCGGATTGAGGACAACCTCCCAGCTGGAGAGGAATGA
- the TRAPPC3 gene encoding trafficking protein particle complex subunit 3 isoform X1: MSRQANRGTESKKMSSELFTLTYGALVTQLCKDYENDEDVNKQLDKMGYNIGVRLIEDFLARSNVGRCHDFRETADVIAKVAFKMYLGITPSITNWSPAGDEFSLILENNPLVDFVELPDNHSSLIYSNLLCGVLRGALEMVQMAVEAKFVQDTLKGDGVTEIRMRFIRRIEDNLPAGEE; the protein is encoded by the exons AGCTCTGAGCTCTTCACCCTGACCTATGGGGCTTTAGTCACCCAGCTGTGCAAGGACTATGAAAATGATGAAGATGTGAATAAACAGCTGGACAAAAT GGGCTATAACATTGGAGTCCGACTGATTGAGGATTTCTTGGCACGGTCAAATGTTGGGAGGTGCCATGACTTTCGAGAAACTGCAGATGTCATTGCCAAG GTGGCCTTCAAGATGTACTTGGGCATCACTCCAAGCATCACCAATTGGAGCCCAGCTGGTGACGAATTCTccctcattttggaaaataatcccTTGGTGGACTTTGTGGAACTTCCTGATAACCACTCATCCCTTATTTATTCCAATCTCTTGTGTGGGGTCTTGCGGGGAGCCTTGGAGATG GTCCAGATGGCTGTGGAAGCCAAGTTTGTCCAGGACACCCTGAAAGGAGACGGTGTGACAGAAATCCGGATGAGGTTCATCAGGCGGATTGAGGACAACCTCCCAGCTGGAGAGGAATGA
- the TRAPPC3 gene encoding trafficking protein particle complex subunit 3 isoform X2, with amino-acid sequence MSRQANRGTESKKMSSELFTLTYGALVTQLCKDYENDEDVNKQLDKMGYNIGVRLIEDFLARSNVGRCHDFRETADVIAKVAFKMYLGITPSITNWSPAGDEFSLILENNPLVDFVELPDNHSSLIYSNLLCGVLRGALEMIRKLRHTADT; translated from the exons AGCTCTGAGCTCTTCACCCTGACCTATGGGGCTTTAGTCACCCAGCTGTGCAAGGACTATGAAAATGATGAAGATGTGAATAAACAGCTGGACAAAAT GGGCTATAACATTGGAGTCCGACTGATTGAGGATTTCTTGGCACGGTCAAATGTTGGGAGGTGCCATGACTTTCGAGAAACTGCAGATGTCATTGCCAAG GTGGCCTTCAAGATGTACTTGGGCATCACTCCAAGCATCACCAATTGGAGCCCAGCTGGTGACGAATTCTccctcattttggaaaataatcccTTGGTGGACTTTGTGGAACTTCCTGATAACCACTCATCCCTTATTTATTCCAATCTCTTGTGTGGGGTCTTGCGGGGAGCCTTGGAGATG ataaggaaactgagacacacagCTGATACATAG